Proteins from a genomic interval of Diospyros lotus cultivar Yz01 chromosome 6, ASM1463336v1, whole genome shotgun sequence:
- the LOC127803598 gene encoding LOW QUALITY PROTEIN: zinc finger protein CONSTANS-LIKE 2-like (The sequence of the model RefSeq protein was modified relative to this genomic sequence to represent the inferred CDS: inserted 1 base in 1 codon), with translation MLKKENGVLASGNNWARVCDTCRSAACTVYCRADSAYLCTGCDARIHAANRVASRHERVWVCEACEHAPAAFICKADAASLCATCDADIHSANPLARRHHRVPILPIPGCLYGPPATDPGGSVVEPSADADDEFLAPENDETIEKEDEDEAASWLLLNPVKPNPNQHNNGFLFGGEVVDEYLDLAEYNTCQENQFTDQYNNQQQQHGGVAQKSYGGDCVVPVQNGEAKCQLQQQWQQQQAHSYQLGMEYEASKIGYGYPASVSHSVSVSSLDVGLVPESTVSDVSISHPRPPKGTIDLFLSPPIQMASQLTPMDREARVLRYREKKKTRKFEKTIRYASRKAYAETRPRIKGRFAKRTEVEVEVDQMFSTTXVGGGGYGIVPSF, from the exons ATGCTGAAGAAGGAAAATGGCGTCCTAGCCTCCGGCAACAATTGGGCGCGTGTCTGTGACACGTGCCGCTCCGCCGCCTGCACCGTCTACTGCCGGGCCGACTCCGCCTACCTCTGCACCGGCTGTGACGCCCGCATCCATGCCGCCAACCGGGTGGCGTCACGCCACGAGCGCGTTTGGGTGTGCGAGGCCTGCGAGCACGCTCCCGCCGCCTTCATATGCAAAGCTGACGCCGCATCGCTCTGCGCCACCTGCGATGCCGACATCCACTCCGCCAATCCGCTTGCCCGCCGCCACCACCGCGTCCCAATCCTGCCCATTCCTGGCTGCCTCTACGGCCCCCCGGCCACTGACCCGGGTGGATCGGTGGTGGAGCCGTCAGCCGATGCCGACGACGAGTTCCTGGCCCCGGAAAACGATGAGACTATTGAAAAAGAAGACGAAGATGAAGCAGCTTCATGGCTGTTGCTTAATCCTGTCAAGCCCAATCCTAACCAGCACAACAATGGGTTCCTGTTCGGTGGAGAGGTGGTTGACGAGTACCTGGATCTTGCAGAGTACAATACATGCCAAGAGAATCAGTTCACGGATCAATACAATAACCAGCAACAGCAGCATGGAGGTGTTGCTCAGAAGAGCTACGGAGGTGACTGTGTCGTACCAGTTCAGAATGGAGAGGCCAAGTGTCAGCTCCAGCAGCagtggcagcagcagcaggcccATAGCTATCAGCTCGGGATGGAGTACGAGGCCTCAAAAATTGGATATGGTTACCCTGCTTCAGTTAGTCACAGT GTCTCAGTCTCATCACTGGATGTGGGCCTTGTTCCAGAATCCACAGTGAGTGACGTCTCAATTTCTCATCCAAGACCCCCCAAGGGAACAATTGACCTTTTCTTGAGTCCTCCGATTCAGATGGCTTCCCAACTTACTCCAATGGACAGGGAGGCTAGAGTACTAAGATatagggagaagaagaagacacgGAAGTTTGAGAAGACAATCAGGTATGCCTCAAGGAAGGCCTATGCAGAAACCAGACCCCGGATCAAAGGCCGATTTGCAAAGAGAACAGAAGTAGAAGTTGAAGTCGACCAAATGTTTTCCACAA GTGTTGGCGGTGGTGGATATGGCATTGTTCCATCATTCTAA